Below is a genomic region from Methanococcus vannielii SB.
TTTTTTTGGATAAATATTCAACAATTCCACCACTTAAAAGTTCAAACATGAAATTTAAACCCATACCTAAGTGTAAATCATTAAGCCCCACATGTATTTCGTCAATCCCTTCAATGTCCAAAATTTCGTCAATTCTAACGAGGGCTTGGGGGGTTTCTAATAGTAGATTAACTAAAGCCCTATTATTTACGTACGAAACAAATTCTTCAACTTCTTTAGCGGTTTTAAACATGGGTAACATTACGATATCTGCACCTACATTAATTACATTATCAATTTCAGTCTTAGAATTATCATTTAATGGATTAATTCTAACTAATAATTTTGATTTTTTGAGTATTTTTTTTACTTCCGTAACATCTTCAATTGAGTGTTCTGAAATCAATGTATTCAAATGTCCCTGTCTTTCTTTTTTTCCCAAAATCTCTAAATCTACCATAATTATATCTATACCGGATTCTTCGGCATATTTTGCAAATTTTGGATCCTTTGTTATCAGTATCGTTTCCATATTAAACCCTAATGTATCGGACAATTAATATATTGGTGTTAAAAATTGATCGTAATTTTTTAACTTTCCTCTAACCATTTTAAAATAAAATTCACGGAGTTGTTCTGTAAGTTTACCTTTTGATTTATTTCCCACAGCATATCTATCAATAGTTAATACGGAGGTAATTTCCATTGCTGTCCCGCATAAAAATGCTTCATCACATATATAAAGTTCAGTTCTATCAATATCTCTTTCAACCACATCAATGTTCAAATCGCTTTTTGCGATATCAATAATATTCTGTCTAGTAATACTTTCAAGTATTGAAGCCGTTACCGGAGGAGTAATTAATTTTTCGTCACGTATAATAAAAATACACGAACCAGGTCCTTCAGAAACTTTTTTCTGATTATTTAAAAAAATTGCTGTGTCATAACCATTTTTTACTGCTTCTAAATGTCCCAATCTACTATTCATATAATTGGCCCCAACTTTTACCCGAGGGGATAATGAATTATCATTAATCCGTTCAAAAGAACTTACGCAACAATCTATTCCAATTTTATCATAGGGCCTTCCTTTAGGAATTGGGGCTATAAACATTTCTAAAGGCCCTTTTGAACTCCAACTTCCAAAACCATCTAAAAAAAGAGTCTGTCTAACAGTGATATCTTCTTTAAAGTTATTAGCCCTAACAATATCTAAAAAACTATTTTTTAAAAAATTAAAATCATATTTTAAATCGAAGTCCATGATTTTAGCGGAATTAATAAGTCTATTTATATGTTCGGTTAATTTGAATGCATATAACTGTTCTTTTTCTTCATTCCAGTAACATCGAATTCCTTCAAAAACATTTACGCCAAATTGGCTTGTAGGGGCTAAAACATTTATTTTGGCCTGACTTACAGGAATTATTTCTTCTTTAAACCAGATTAATCTTTCTGTTTCCATGCCAATGCCCCTATTTTACTCGAACATATATGTTTTAAAAATATCTTCAAAAGTCTCTTTATGTTTAACAATTTTAAACTTATCCCCATTATAATCAATTATTGGAACGTTTGGACAGATGAATGGTGGTTTAAAAACGAATGAATAAGAACCTACATTGTCAAAAGCAATATAATCTCCGATATTCAAAATTCCGCAGTAGTTTTTAAATAAATAATCTGCTTCAATACAAGTATATCCCGAAATGTCAACATTATTAATAAATTTTCCATTTTTAAATTCAGAATATACATTAATTGGTAAATTTATGCTTAAACCGAATAATCCCATATTAAATTTACTACCCGTAGTCATTGCAATTTTTTTACCCCTAATATTTTTAATTTCAACAATTTTAGCAATAAACTTCATAGTATCTGCTACAAGTGCCGTGCCCGGTTCCAAAATTAATTTCGGCTTTCTATTTTCAGGTATATTTTTAAAATATTCTTTAAATCTTGATGCGATGATACTTGCATAATCGGAATACGATGGAACATTGCAATTGAATTGCTTTGCCAAAAAGTCGTTTACTTTTCCAAAATAACCTCCACCAATATCTACAAATTCAGGGATATTCTCTTTAAACAACAAATCTAAAATATTTATTAAATTATCAACTCTTTTTGAGTATGAATCTAAATTTCTATCTGGAAAATGACAATGAATTCCTTTGATGTATAAATTATCGATTTTTTTAAGTTCTTTGAATTTTTCAATAAATTCTGCATCCCTTACATCAAAACCAAAACGGGATACTGTAGAACCCATCTCAAAATTACACCTTATGCCAACGGATAAAATTTTACCTGGATTGGAATTTGCAATTTCTCTAATTAAGTCTAATTCTCGGTATGAATCAACATTTACAATGCTTCCTTTGAGTAAAAAATACTCCAAATGTTCTTTTGTTTTGAGGGGCCCGTTTACAATAATGTTGGAGGGGATTACCCCAATCTTTATTGCTAAATCATACTCCATTTTAGAAACTACTTCTGCAAAGCCACCTTTTTTGTTAACAATTGAACATAAATGTGGCAGGTAATTCGTTTTATATGAATATGCAATTACCGTATTAGGGTATATTTTCTGAAATTCTCCTAGAAATTCATCATAATTTTTAACGAATTTATTTGAATCAAGTAAATAAAATGAATCACCAAAATCTTCATTTAACTTATTTAAAACGTTCCAATTAAGTTCCATTTTTACACCATATCGAATTCTTTATAAGTAGGCACTAATTTTTTCAATATCGGTTTTACTTCATCAAATGTTTTTTCCCCACTAACGTTAACTAATTGGGTTACTGTATCGATAAATTCTTTATGGTCAAATTCTTCATCTCTTTTTAAAATATAAATTTTGTCGTTTTTTGTTGCCAACGTTTCTTCAATTTTTGTTAACGGTTCTTCATATAGTTTTTCCCCAGGTCTTAATCCGATAAATTCTAATTTAACATCTTTATCTAATTCCAAACCTGCAATTTTTATCATTAGTGTTGCAAGGTCAATAATCTTAATTGGTTCCCCCATATCTAAAACAAATATTTCATCATTAGTTCCTTGAACCCAACACTGTAATATCAAATAAACAGCTTCATCTATACTCATGAAATACCGAATAATATCTTTATGAGTTATTGTTATACGGCCTTCCCTAATTTGTTTTTGAAATGTAGGTATAACACTTCCATTACTATTTATTACATTTCCAAATCTAACGGCTAAAAAGGAAGTTTTTGAATTGTCTAGTGATGCATAGTAATGCATCATTTTTTCAGTTATTCTTTTTGTAACGCCCATAATATTTGTCGGATTTACAGCCTTATCTGAAGATATTAATATAAAATTTTTTACTTGGTGTTTGATTGCAATTTCATATAAATTTTTTGAACCCATTACATTATTTTTGATAGCTTCATAGTAATTTAATTCCATTAGTGGAACGTGTTTATATGCTGCAGCATTAATAATTACGTCTGGTTTTTCACTACCAATTATTTGATTCATGCGGACTTCATCTTGAATATTTCCAATATAGTATGAAAAATTATTTAATGAAACCTTATCATTTGTCTTAATAATTTTATTTATCTTGTCTTCTAGATAAAACATTCCATTTTCTGACCAGTCGACCATGATTAATTTTTTAGGGCATAAACTTGCAATTTGTTGACATAATTTTGAGCCAATAGATCCAGCAGCACCAAAGACAATAAATGTTTTACCCTCAACCTTTTTTGAGATATTTTCAAACATTTTTTTTGTAACCTTTTTTCCAATAATGTCTTCAACAGAAATTTCCCTTAATTGGGTTAGATTAACCCTATTTAATAATATTTCAGAATATCTTGGTATTAATTTAATTTTAACTGGAAACTTAATACATTCAAGATAAATTTTTTTAAGTAATTCACCTTCAGTAGCAGGCATTGCAATAAAAACTATTTTTATACCATATTTTGGTATAATTTGTTTTAAATTTTCAATTTTACCGAGGATTGGGAAACTTTTTATTGATTCAGTTACGTTATCATCTATAAATCCCAAAATATTTATTGGATATGAACCAGCTATAAATTCATTCAAAAGTTCTTTTCCAGCGCCCCCTGCACCAATGATTATGGCTTTTTCATTGTCCATTTTTACACCCGAGTACTTCTTTGTAAATTTTTTCAACTTTTTCCATTTCTAGATAATAATTATAATTTTTGTTTATATGTTTAATATTATTTTGACCCATTTCAATTCTTTTTCCGGTATCATCTATTAACTTTAATAATGAATTTGCTAACTCTTCGGGATTTTTTGATTCAAATAAATATCCATTTACATCTGGTTTAACCCATTCTGAATTATCGCCAAAATCAGTAATAACTACAGGTAGCCCGCATGCCATCGCTTCTGCAGTACTACATGAAAGTCCAGAATCAGACAATGCGGTTGATACATAAATATCCGAAGAAGATAGATACATCGGCATTTGTTCATGCGGAATATTGCCTAAAAAACTAATATTATCGGAAATTCCCAGATTTTTTGTTAAATTAATTAACTCATTTTTTTTAGAACCTTCTCCAATTATTAAAAATTGAACTTTTTTATTTCTATCTATTATGATTTTTGCAGCATTTATCAATGTTTCGATATCATAAATAGGCCTTAAATTCCTTGTTGAGATAATTAAAACCCTATCTTCGTTTTGAACTTTTAAAAAGTTACTTTTTTTGTTTTTTGAAAACACTTTTATGTCTATTCCAAATCTTATCATTTTGATTTTATGCGTATCTTTACAATATTTCTTTATTTCATCAACCATAT
It encodes:
- a CDS encoding aldolase/citrate lyase family protein, with product METILITKDPKFAKYAEESGIDIIMVDLEILGKKERQGHLNTLISEHSIEDVTEVKKILKKSKLLVRINPLNDNSKTEIDNVINVGADIVMLPMFKTAKEVEEFVSYVNNRALVNLLLETPQALVRIDEILDIEGIDEIHVGLNDLHLGMGLNFMFELLSGGIVEYLSKKIVTKGITFGFGGVGRLKEDLPLDPKLILSEHYRLNSTRVILSRDFHGNAKTFDDIRDKIDLKLEVEKLNKYMDYLSTLTKEDLLNNQTTLKNNVNEIRGK
- a CDS encoding glycosyltransferase family 4 protein — encoded protein: MKLLYLADGSSTHTYKYIKYFLEKDCYDITLFSMRPVLKEIENLNIEIIQNKNVPNAFLLWLFYYIFAHLRYAPTLKKINCDIIHVHDVYQFGLFGMFSGKHYILTPWGTDVLIQPKKNPIYRAILPQIFSKSKYIICDGENMVDEIKKYCKDTHKIKMIRFGIDIKVFSKNKKSNFLKVQNEDRVLIISTRNLRPIYDIETLINAAKIIIDRNKKVQFLIIGEGSKKNELINLTKNLGISDNISFLGNIPHEQMPMYLSSSDIYVSTALSDSGLSCSTAEAMACGLPVVITDFGDNSEWVKPDVNGYLFESKNPEELANSLLKLIDDTGKRIEMGQNNIKHINKNYNYYLEMEKVEKIYKEVLGCKNGQ
- a CDS encoding type III PLP-dependent enzyme domain-containing protein, which gives rise to MELNWNVLNKLNEDFGDSFYLLDSNKFVKNYDEFLGEFQKIYPNTVIAYSYKTNYLPHLCSIVNKKGGFAEVVSKMEYDLAIKIGVIPSNIIVNGPLKTKEHLEYFLLKGSIVNVDSYRELDLIREIANSNPGKILSVGIRCNFEMGSTVSRFGFDVRDAEFIEKFKELKKIDNLYIKGIHCHFPDRNLDSYSKRVDNLINILDLLFKENIPEFVDIGGGYFGKVNDFLAKQFNCNVPSYSDYASIIASRFKEYFKNIPENRKPKLILEPGTALVADTMKFIAKIVEIKNIRGKKIAMTTGSKFNMGLFGLSINLPINVYSEFKNGKFINNVDISGYTCIEADYLFKNYCGILNIGDYIAFDNVGSYSFVFKPPFICPNVPIIDYNGDKFKIVKHKETFEDIFKTYMFE
- a CDS encoding polysaccharide biosynthesis protein, whose product is MDNEKAIIIGAGGAGKELLNEFIAGSYPINILGFIDDNVTESIKSFPILGKIENLKQIIPKYGIKIVFIAMPATEGELLKKIYLECIKFPVKIKLIPRYSEILLNRVNLTQLREISVEDIIGKKVTKKMFENISKKVEGKTFIVFGAAGSIGSKLCQQIASLCPKKLIMVDWSENGMFYLEDKINKIIKTNDKVSLNNFSYYIGNIQDEVRMNQIIGSEKPDVIINAAAYKHVPLMELNYYEAIKNNVMGSKNLYEIAIKHQVKNFILISSDKAVNPTNIMGVTKRITEKMMHYYASLDNSKTSFLAVRFGNVINSNGSVIPTFQKQIREGRITITHKDIIRYFMSIDEAVYLILQCWVQGTNDEIFVLDMGEPIKIIDLATLMIKIAGLELDKDVKLEFIGLRPGEKLYEEPLTKIEETLATKNDKIYILKRDEEFDHKEFIDTVTQLVNVSGEKTFDEVKPILKKLVPTYKEFDMV
- a CDS encoding branched-chain amino acid transaminase, whose translation is METERLIWFKEEIIPVSQAKINVLAPTSQFGVNVFEGIRCYWNEEKEQLYAFKLTEHINRLINSAKIMDFDLKYDFNFLKNSFLDIVRANNFKEDITVRQTLFLDGFGSWSSKGPLEMFIAPIPKGRPYDKIGIDCCVSSFERINDNSLSPRVKVGANYMNSRLGHLEAVKNGYDTAIFLNNQKKVSEGPGSCIFIIRDEKLITPPVTASILESITRQNIIDIAKSDLNIDVVERDIDRTELYICDEAFLCGTAMEITSVLTIDRYAVGNKSKGKLTEQLREFYFKMVRGKLKNYDQFLTPIY